From Pigmentibacter ruber, a single genomic window includes:
- a CDS encoding energy transducer TonB — MEYFFDLNKKAKDENIIVITIYSLFFHFFLVLAIALLKPHPPEFISIKVSTNTIQLSTNKSQSNKQTIQKQQDKKIPKEEIVKSNTAKRSIQKEIPSEKTAPSTNAKDIPNPTPEGQSSNPSKEFYSAESTVDKTAQCTLPEINLTDDATNAGIKSGNVIIEVQINSQGKVTNATLIKGTGYKIDQVALNAAKELNCKPARRDQESVGVIKRINWVIVQ; from the coding sequence GTGGAATATTTTTTCGACCTTAACAAAAAAGCGAAAGATGAAAATATAATAGTTATAACAATTTATAGCTTATTTTTTCATTTCTTTTTAGTACTTGCTATCGCTTTGCTGAAACCACACCCACCTGAGTTTATTAGTATTAAAGTTTCAACAAATACAATTCAATTAAGTACAAATAAATCGCAATCAAATAAACAAACTATTCAAAAACAACAAGACAAAAAAATTCCAAAAGAAGAAATTGTCAAATCAAATACTGCCAAACGTAGCATTCAGAAAGAAATTCCGTCTGAAAAAACAGCTCCATCAACAAACGCTAAAGATATCCCAAATCCAACTCCTGAAGGGCAATCATCAAATCCTAGTAAGGAATTTTATTCAGCTGAATCTACGGTAGATAAAACCGCTCAGTGCACATTACCTGAAATTAATTTAACAGATGATGCTACTAATGCGGGAATTAAAAGTGGGAATGTTATTATAGAGGTGCAAATTAATAGCCAAGGAAAAGTAACTAATGCAACATTGATAAAAGGTACTGGATATAAAATAGATCAAGTAGCTTTAAATGCTGCAAAAGAATTAAATTGCAAACCAGCAAGAAGAGACCAAGAAAGTGTTGGTGTGATAAAAAGAATCAACTGGGTAATTGTTCAGTAA
- a CDS encoding Bax inhibitor-1/YccA family protein, giving the protein MNRFQNNNSNWMENAGKNSLAQANASKLISGVYGWMSFGVLLSAIVGVGIVQTNTLNYLLKMGSGFIFAIFLMQVALVMVMSFAANKLSASALKALFLVYAAVTGFTFAIIMNVYPIGNVISIFFIAAMGFAALAIFGAVTKKNLGFMRTFLYMGLFMIIGAGILNIFMHSPILRSFTGWAGILVFSGLTAYDSQRIREGALEISYQSAGNRQEIGKFMIYGALTMYLNFINLFISLLQIFGGRKD; this is encoded by the coding sequence ATGAATCGGTTTCAAAATAATAATTCAAACTGGATGGAAAACGCAGGAAAAAATTCACTTGCTCAAGCAAATGCAAGCAAGCTTATTTCTGGTGTATATGGCTGGATGTCTTTTGGAGTTTTATTAAGTGCTATTGTTGGTGTTGGTATTGTTCAAACAAATACCTTGAATTATCTCCTAAAAATGGGCTCTGGATTTATCTTTGCAATCTTTCTAATGCAGGTTGCTCTTGTTATGGTGATGAGTTTTGCTGCAAATAAATTAAGCGCTTCTGCATTAAAAGCTTTATTTCTTGTTTATGCTGCAGTTACTGGATTTACTTTTGCAATCATTATGAATGTTTATCCTATTGGAAATGTTATCTCTATATTCTTTATAGCCGCTATGGGTTTTGCTGCTTTGGCAATATTTGGAGCAGTTACAAAGAAAAATTTAGGATTTATGCGCACATTCTTGTACATGGGATTGTTTATGATTATTGGGGCAGGAATTTTGAATATATTTATGCACAGCCCAATTTTAAGGTCATTTACAGGTTGGGCAGGAATTTTAGTATTTTCTGGTTTAACGGCATATGATTCACAACGTATTCGTGAGGGGGCGCTTGAAATTTCTTATCAATCAGCTGGTAATAGGCAAGAAATAGGCAAATTTATGATTTATGGGGCTTTAACCATGTACTTAAATTTCATCAATTTATTTATCAGTCTTTTGCAAATTTTTGGTGGTAGAAAAGATTAA
- a CDS encoding tRNA dihydrouridine synthase, translated as MSNFFNQPIQLGSLKLKNRVFLAPLAGVSDIPFRRIAQEMGAGLTYVEMLSATAISYKNKKTFDMMARHSSEGILGVQVTGPDAIQVAHAVSVLDKQGFDTIDINMGCPVRKVVNAGCGSAILKEPERISQTVKLAREATTKPLSAKFRLGYTRELINVEDTTNRVLTELVDMFTIHGRTRSESYSTPCDLNGIQLSMQAAAKNPSKAIKVGNGDIFDFQFAEKMQKETGCDAVMISRGALGNPWIFKEILEGKRYQPTFAEWYDVLLRHITYQEEHYGKTKISAILARKHLLWYTKGFPQSKALRDVLNKVEDLEQAKVLLKEYAKKIAPHYIRYGDGDYEMHEGYDPKFEMDRQLDRGVGDEEMNAVLSNKKD; from the coding sequence ATGAGCAACTTTTTTAATCAACCAATTCAATTGGGGTCATTAAAATTAAAAAATAGAGTGTTTTTAGCTCCATTAGCAGGGGTCTCTGATATACCTTTTCGCCGAATTGCACAAGAAATGGGGGCAGGCTTAACTTATGTAGAAATGCTATCTGCTACAGCTATTTCTTATAAAAATAAGAAGACTTTTGACATGATGGCGCGCCATTCTTCTGAGGGCATTCTTGGTGTTCAAGTAACAGGACCAGATGCTATTCAAGTGGCGCATGCGGTTTCTGTTTTAGATAAACAAGGTTTTGATACTATTGATATAAATATGGGTTGCCCTGTTCGAAAAGTTGTTAATGCAGGTTGTGGGAGTGCTATTTTGAAAGAACCTGAACGTATTTCACAAACTGTGAAATTAGCCAGAGAAGCAACAACAAAGCCTCTATCTGCTAAATTCCGTTTAGGTTACACTCGTGAGCTAATTAATGTCGAAGATACAACTAATCGAGTTCTTACTGAACTAGTTGATATGTTCACTATCCACGGCCGTACACGTTCGGAGTCCTATTCTACACCATGTGATTTAAATGGTATTCAACTTTCTATGCAAGCAGCTGCTAAAAATCCAAGCAAAGCTATAAAAGTTGGTAATGGAGATATCTTTGATTTTCAATTTGCAGAAAAAATGCAGAAAGAAACTGGTTGCGACGCTGTGATGATCAGTCGCGGAGCTTTGGGAAATCCTTGGATTTTTAAAGAAATATTAGAAGGGAAGCGTTATCAACCTACTTTTGCTGAGTGGTATGACGTATTGCTTAGGCATATTACTTACCAAGAAGAGCACTATGGCAAAACAAAAATTTCAGCAATTTTAGCACGGAAACATCTGCTTTGGTATACTAAAGGTTTCCCACAAAGCAAAGCTTTAAGAGATGTTTTAAACAAAGTCGAAGATTTGGAACAAGCAAAAGTACTTTTAAAAGAATATGCTAAGAAAATTGCTCCCCACTATATTCGTTATGGTGATGGTGATTATGAAATGCATGAGGGGTATGATCCCAAGTTTGAAATGGATAGACAATTGGATAGAGGCGTGGGTGATGAAGAAATGAACGCTGTCTTGTCAAATAAGAAAGATTGA
- the rlmN gene encoding 23S rRNA (adenine(2503)-C(2))-methyltransferase RlmN: protein MKSIFSQDRITLARSIAQQFGDLKSSLRAEVIYREIYKKSSSSPTPFFGLSEEVKRWLNESYTFEYPIEIIDLDYSKQDGSVKFIMRLKRDGRLVESVLIPELGRLTQCISTQVGCAQACRFCQTGRMGLARNLDTDEIIGQILEAERWRQENSAHETAKYERITNVVYMGMGEPLDNLDNVIESTHILCDNKGLNFSPNKVTISTVGLLPQLEKVLTFTKVAVALSLHSPYNSERSKIMPVNNRHSITDVVEVLRKHSQQGSRRSFMIQYTLLRGINDTSAHASELIALLEGISVKINLIPLNEHEGASYRRPDLGRVFAFQQELKKAGMVATVRLSKGRDIQAACGQLIKDKVK from the coding sequence ATGAAATCAATTTTTAGCCAAGATCGAATTACTTTGGCAAGAAGTATTGCCCAGCAGTTTGGTGATTTAAAATCTTCGCTTCGAGCTGAAGTAATTTATCGTGAAATATATAAAAAATCTTCATCTTCACCCACTCCATTTTTTGGGTTGAGTGAAGAAGTTAAAAGATGGTTGAATGAATCTTATACATTTGAATATCCTATTGAAATTATTGATTTAGACTATAGTAAGCAAGATGGATCAGTAAAGTTCATCATGCGTTTGAAACGTGACGGGCGATTAGTAGAAAGTGTCTTAATTCCTGAGTTAGGACGCTTAACCCAATGCATTTCAACACAAGTTGGTTGTGCTCAAGCATGCCGTTTCTGTCAAACGGGGCGTATGGGGTTGGCGCGAAACTTAGATACAGATGAAATCATTGGACAAATTTTAGAAGCAGAGCGTTGGAGACAAGAAAATTCTGCACATGAAACTGCTAAATATGAAAGAATTACGAACGTAGTTTATATGGGTATGGGAGAGCCCTTAGATAATTTAGATAATGTTATTGAAAGTACTCATATTCTTTGTGATAATAAAGGATTAAATTTTTCTCCTAATAAGGTGACAATTAGCACTGTTGGTCTTTTACCCCAATTAGAAAAAGTGTTAACTTTTACAAAAGTAGCAGTAGCATTATCCCTCCACTCCCCTTATAATTCAGAACGCAGTAAAATAATGCCAGTAAATAATAGGCATTCAATAACGGATGTGGTTGAAGTCTTGCGCAAGCATTCACAGCAAGGTTCCCGTCGTTCTTTTATGATTCAATACACATTGCTTCGCGGAATTAACGATACCTCTGCACATGCAAGTGAATTAATAGCTCTTCTTGAAGGTATTTCTGTTAAAATCAATCTTATTCCATTGAATGAGCACGAAGGGGCTTCCTATCGACGCCCGGATTTAGGCAGAGTCTTTGCTTTTCAACAAGAATTGAAAAAAGCAGGTATGGTTGCTACTGTGCGTCTTTCCAAAGGGAGAGATATTCAGGCTGCATGCGGGCAGTTAATTAAAGACAAGGTAAAGTAA
- a CDS encoding DUF4301 family protein has protein sequence MQMEGEYNKDKNVNYPNTISPELIKKLQLDPTRINIHHTRIMQALNNEIKTTIPIMGACTTSNGGIISWKQITRILSSTFHPSRRKFQRSAMDFWRENHLVTCIPAAGAASRFFSDLQKYIIILDDLIPELKDIFNKFTVNKTGYHLPYNIRKKIHTTILNIKNIPEISVLFDSLEEHIAEESKKNCYQFYFFLLELLQTGSTENQYGEKSNKKTARKKTSSQQINEQIIRTPWDYNQPLLKQKLDEKNKQVLKYSAQTNHWMERIVVPNNSMKKQTEEFKNEFILFNSHEQNILKSYSICSTFVYLYGALPKALVPTTIEGDSFLTLKIAEQIKLFPCLGNVLVVPTNLKKDFEQEISKNSSYLQENINDIFALKDSPFAPVWLKHNANQKGDWLVLEQGKSLSTIRFKLDGTPYTDEDGNYVPISAGHGELIHLFDSIADSFPNAECLHIRNIDNVIGTSKDRIEELNIPAEAFKIIRDCIEVLRAKIEDHLFHDQNKKQSIQKLHDQEVLKVLNYLCSFINQELAQDGLNLCFNNEKQFIGIPFQTIHKIVGNLFHWQPLSEHLDHYSAWEKTLSWLEQPISIFGVVRKEVADFGGGPIFAELSDGTKIKLCIEMPHVDEKETMEYFGPRGKATHFNPVLAFFELRTNKRSFEKEQLLGKKVNYSKLFDDRFWLLTKREYKGVPVCYHETVLHELIGNSATSNLVFIEVPRTLFRPHKSFFDSLGNDRRTYGFDETLVSLEARNF, from the coding sequence ATGCAAATGGAAGGTGAATACAATAAGGATAAAAATGTGAATTACCCTAATACTATTTCTCCTGAATTAATAAAGAAACTTCAACTTGACCCAACCAGAATAAATATTCATCACACAAGGATTATGCAGGCTTTAAATAATGAAATTAAAACCACCATCCCTATTATGGGCGCTTGTACCACTAGCAACGGAGGCATTATCTCCTGGAAACAAATTACAAGAATATTATCATCCACCTTCCATCCTTCACGAAGAAAATTTCAAAGAAGCGCAATGGATTTTTGGCGTGAAAATCATTTAGTAACATGTATTCCTGCTGCAGGAGCCGCATCTCGTTTCTTTAGTGACTTGCAAAAATATATTATTATCTTAGATGACCTTATTCCCGAATTAAAAGATATTTTTAATAAATTCACAGTTAATAAAACAGGCTATCATTTACCTTATAATATTAGAAAAAAAATACATACCACTATTTTAAATATAAAAAATATTCCTGAAATTTCAGTTTTATTTGATTCTCTTGAAGAGCACATTGCAGAAGAAAGCAAAAAAAATTGCTATCAATTTTATTTTTTTCTCTTAGAACTTTTACAAACTGGATCAACTGAAAATCAGTATGGAGAAAAAAGTAATAAAAAAACAGCCAGAAAGAAAACCTCTTCACAACAAATAAATGAACAAATAATAAGAACACCATGGGACTATAATCAACCGTTGTTAAAACAAAAATTGGATGAAAAAAATAAGCAAGTCTTAAAGTATTCAGCACAAACTAACCATTGGATGGAGAGAATTGTCGTTCCTAATAATTCTATGAAAAAACAAACAGAAGAATTTAAAAACGAATTTATTCTTTTTAATTCGCATGAACAAAATATTTTAAAATCTTATAGTATATGCTCTACATTTGTGTATTTATATGGTGCTTTACCAAAAGCTCTTGTTCCTACAACAATTGAAGGAGACTCTTTTCTAACTTTAAAAATTGCTGAACAAATTAAATTGTTTCCTTGTTTAGGAAATGTTTTAGTTGTCCCAACAAATTTAAAAAAAGATTTTGAACAGGAAATATCAAAAAACTCAAGCTACTTACAAGAAAATATAAATGATATTTTTGCCTTAAAAGACTCACCATTTGCTCCTGTTTGGTTAAAACACAATGCAAATCAAAAAGGAGATTGGCTTGTTTTAGAACAAGGAAAATCCTTATCAACTATCAGATTTAAATTAGATGGAACTCCATATACAGACGAAGATGGGAATTATGTTCCTATTTCTGCAGGACATGGCGAATTAATACATTTATTTGATTCTATTGCGGACTCCTTTCCAAATGCTGAATGTTTACATATTCGAAACATAGATAACGTTATAGGCACATCAAAAGATAGAATAGAAGAACTCAATATTCCTGCTGAGGCATTTAAAATTATTCGTGATTGTATTGAGGTTCTTCGAGCAAAAATTGAAGATCATCTTTTTCATGACCAAAATAAGAAACAGTCTATTCAAAAGTTACATGATCAAGAAGTTCTAAAAGTTCTTAATTATTTATGTTCTTTTATTAATCAAGAATTAGCTCAAGATGGATTAAATTTATGTTTTAATAATGAAAAACAATTTATAGGCATCCCTTTCCAAACAATACATAAAATTGTTGGAAACCTGTTCCATTGGCAACCACTTTCAGAACACTTAGATCATTATTCAGCCTGGGAGAAAACACTTTCATGGTTGGAACAACCCATTTCTATATTTGGAGTTGTTCGCAAAGAAGTAGCAGATTTTGGTGGAGGACCTATTTTTGCCGAGCTTTCTGACGGCACAAAAATAAAATTATGTATTGAAATGCCGCATGTCGATGAAAAAGAAACAATGGAGTATTTTGGTCCACGTGGGAAGGCAACACATTTTAATCCAGTTCTTGCTTTTTTTGAATTACGAACAAATAAACGTTCCTTTGAAAAAGAACAATTGTTAGGAAAAAAGGTAAATTATTCTAAACTTTTTGACGACAGGTTTTGGCTTTTAACCAAAAGGGAATACAAAGGTGTTCCTGTGTGTTATCATGAAACAGTATTGCATGAATTAATTGGAAATTCTGCAACATCAAATTTGGTCTTCATAGAAGTTCCAAGAACTCTTTTTCGTCCGCATAAATCTTTTTTTGATTCTTTAGGAAATGATAGGCGAACTTATGGATTTGACGAAACTTTGGTCTCACTCGAAGCAAGAAATTTTTAG
- a CDS encoding Hint domain-containing protein: MYNNLFKRVLLFTSIIISIISISNRSYAGNRIIGPTDRNGRCVDNIPDAPTCQGERDYGLRSGCINKEEYDSLVAYNSYPICDRNNILRAWCSCGCFEKNTRIFSVGKDINFMGYEKIEKIISEKQHYKVLSLHQDTKLSTIKSNTFDLFQTTSGPEKEPLIVIYTENNLRLAVTKKHAILLSNGKMVEAEKVQLTDKLVQANGKPVSVLKIEREFTNDDVLNILTSGKTPIEHTLFAEGLIVGDLAWQNNLKSMLNSITVRE; encoded by the coding sequence TGCTTTTTACTAGTATTATAATATCAATAATTTCTATTAGTAATAGATCTTATGCAGGAAATAGAATTATAGGTCCTACTGATAGAAATGGACGTTGTGTAGACAATATTCCTGATGCTCCCACTTGCCAAGGCGAAAGAGACTATGGTCTCAGAAGCGGATGCATAAATAAAGAAGAATATGATTCCTTAGTCGCATATAATTCTTATCCAATTTGCGATCGTAACAACATACTAAGAGCATGGTGTTCATGTGGATGTTTTGAAAAAAATACAAGAATATTTTCTGTTGGAAAAGATATTAACTTTATGGGTTATGAAAAAATAGAAAAAATTATTTCAGAAAAACAACACTACAAAGTTTTAAGTCTTCATCAAGATACTAAGTTATCTACAATTAAGTCCAATACTTTTGATTTATTTCAAACCACGAGCGGACCAGAAAAAGAACCACTCATTGTTATTTATACAGAAAATAATTTACGACTTGCTGTTACCAAAAAACATGCAATTTTACTTAGCAATGGTAAAATGGTTGAAGCTGAAAAAGTTCAATTGACTGATAAATTGGTACAAGCCAATGGTAAACCAGTTAGTGTTCTTAAAATTGAGCGTGAATTTACAAATGATGATGTGTTAAATATATTAACTTCGGGAAAAACACCAATTGAACACACCTTATTCGCTGAAGGTCTTATAGTTGGTGATTTAGCTTGGCAAAATAATTTAAAGAGTATGCTTAATTCAATTACAGTAAGAGAATAA